The Deltaproteobacteria bacterium genome includes the window GGACCACTATGACCTGGTTTCCTTCGCGAATCCGGTTCGTGACCCGTTCTGCGACCTTTTTGATCCGTTCGGTGTTGGCGACAGACGTGCCCCCATATTTCTGAACGATGAGCGCCATGGCTCCCTCTCCCTCAACTCGGTGTCCAGACGGGATCCTGGCCGAAATGGTCCATCCACCACTCCTCGTCTGTCATGCCGTCTGTGTTTTTTGCAAGTTTGATGGTGTAGGTGTCTGCGTACTCCATTAGGAGTCTATATGCGTTGTTGATTGATGTCATGTCAGGAGAGGGTCCATCC containing:
- a CDS encoding J domain-containing protein, which encodes MRHNKWKELDEARRILSLPIEVTRREIREAYRQKSRELHPDHCGADGPSPDMTSINNAYRLLMEYADTYTIKLAKNTDGMTDEEWWMDHFGQDPVWTPS